In Falco cherrug isolate bFalChe1 chromosome 19, bFalChe1.pri, whole genome shotgun sequence, the genomic stretch GGTGGGGCTGGAGCCACTGAACCCCCTCTCTGCACCCCCAAACCTCCCCAGGGAGGCTCAGAGCAccaccccccagcctcccccattGTGTGTTGTCTGTCCTGTgtcgccccccgcccccaaaaTCAGCCACACACCATCACAGAGGGCATTTAATTAAcatataatatattttaaaaaataataataataataaatcactCTGGCTCCCTCCCGGGTTTGGGGGGAACGCGGGTCCTGGGGCCCCAGGTCCCCCCACCCGCAGACGGGACCCCCACGCTCCCCTCGGGgtgtaagggggggggggggggcaaagtTACAAGTGCTTTCTACATGTCCCGCAGGGTCCCCGGCAGCTGGGTAAGGGGCGGGGGGTTGGGGGTACATATGGGGCGcagcttggggtgggggagcgGGATTTCTCCTTAAACATGATGattagccagaaaaaaataaaataaaaacagaagcgGCCCCCCCtacacccccctccccgggggTCTCTACCTACGGGGTTATGTACAGCCGCCCCCGgggggctgggagccccctCTCCGCCGGGGTTTGGGGGTGCCATGGGGCTGGAGAGTGCCTGgcttgtgcccccccccccaaaattcACACCGGCTCCGGTGTCCCCCAGCCCCGTTCTCCGGGGAGGGAGCCAGCGGCGGCCCCATTTGTCcggaaaaaaagtgaaaaagggGAGTGaaaggcaggggtgggggtgggggtgggaattggggagggggcggtggTGACCGGGGGTCCgcaggccgggccggggggggctggTGGAGCCCCTGGCCCCTCACTGGAGGCGGTCGGTGCGGAAGGAGTCCTCCACGGCCGGGTCGGTGAGGAGGGCGTAGGGGTCGCTCAGCATGTTCAGTCCGTCCAGGGTGAGGGGCTCGATCTTCAgatcctcctccagccccagcgcCGCCGCGTCCACCTCGAAGCCGGGGACACCGGCCAGCGCCGTCGCGATCTCCTTCGAGATGCCGGGGGGAGAATCCCCtatttgggggagggggggataaCAGGGGGTTCAGCACCCCCTAGGTGACATCCCGCCCGCCGGGGGGGTCTCCGTCGGCACCCGGTGCCACCCACCTGTGAGGATGATGTTGGGGATGGGGCCGTGGCGGCTGCAGTTGCTCAGGTTTTGCCGGTTGAGGACGTGGGGGTCGTAGGCTCCCTCGGCCGGGGGGTAGCTCAGGGACCCCAGCTCCTCGGGGAAACCGCTGCTGTTACCGGTGGGGCTCTCCCCCATCCCGAACTGCTCGAACTGTGGGGAGAGGCGGGTTAGGGGGGGAATACCGGGGGTGCCCCCCCTCCGAGCTGTGTGCCCCCCATCCCCGAGCACTCACGCTGCCCAAGCCGAAGTCGCTCAGGGGCTGTCCcagcggcgggggctgcggcagAGGGGTGTTAGGCTGGTACTGGGGGCCGTACGGGCGCTGGGCGGCCCCGCTGGGCAATGGGGGTGGGGGTcgcgccggcggggcggggggcaacGCCGGCTGCGGGGGGGACGGCACGGCTTGGTGCAGGGCTTTCTGGCTCGGCTGGGACTGCAGCAGCAAGCCGGGCTGGCTGTAGGAGTACGGTGGGAGCCGCTGGTCGGCCGGCAGCTTGCTGGTGTCCAGGGGCACCCCCTGCGGAGAGAGCGGAAAGaggggggggggtcagcctgcaCCCACCCGGCACCCACCAGGATCCGgcccctctgctcagctccCCTGGATGGGGaccacctctgccagccccacccGGTGCGTCCCCCCGCACCGGCAGCGGGTTGGGGAGCCCACGGTGATGCGGGAGAGCCGGAATTCCAGCCCCGCCGGCAGCACCCGGTGCTGAGCCCTcgcacccagcacccacagcgggctgggcagccccccccGGAGCAAGACCCCGGGGTGGGGGAGCCCTGGCTGGGATGCGCCACATCCCGTGTCCTCTGTGCGTGtgtgtcccccctcccctcaaTTCCCAACCACGCAGCGGTCCCTCCTGGTGGGTGGGGGGGTCCAGGGGCTTCCCTGGCGCGTGgctgaggatgaggatggagaCACGAGAGCAGCggagggaggagatggaggcgagcgcgcggcgcggggccggcgcgggCGATGGACCATGCATACCTGGGTGATGGAGGACAATGTGGGTGACATTGTTGGTGAGAACTGTTTGGGGTGCTGCCTTCTGGAGTCGCCACCCATTGGGAGGGTGAGGGGGCTGAGCGGGACCCTTCGGCGGGGCGAGGTGGTTATGGACGCCTGCACCATGGGGGCGTAGGACGAGCCGCTCAAGCCGGAGGGCAGGCTGGGGTTGCTGGGGGAGGACTGCATGGGCTGGCTGCGGGGGGACGTGGGGAGCGAGGGATTGCTGAGcgaggaggagagggaggagggcagggactGGTTGGAGAGCGAGGAAGGGATGGAGGAACTGCTCTGGGAGGACTGGAGCGAGGGGTTGCTGAGGGAGGACTGGAGCGAGGGGCTTCGCAGGGAGGCCTGGAGGTTGGGATTGCTAAGCGAGGACTGCAGGGACGGGTTACTCAGGGAGCTCTGCATAGGTGAGGTAAGTCCTGTGGGgacaaaaaagaagagacacCACCGTTACCCCACGGAATCGCCCCGCGCCCCAGGCTCTCCTccccgggccgggccaggctggg encodes the following:
- the CRTC2 gene encoding CREB-regulated transcription coactivator 2 → MAAAGAGAGPGPGAGSSAGAGASNPRKFSEKIALQKQRQAEETAAFEEVMMEICSTRLQAQKLRLAHSRGPYYSGSLPNVNQIGSGVSDFQGPLHSPLDSTRSTRHHGLVERVQRDPRRMMSPLRRYVRQIDSSPYGPTYLSPPPEPSWRRTMPWGNFPMEKGHLFRLPSALNRTNSDSALHTSVMNPNPQDAYLGPSQGAPPPGRRSGFLDGDTDSKVFLFQVPPIEETFDDNKHALKPWDTKKLSSSSARPRSCEVPGIHIFPSPDQPANVPLIPSALNTGGSLPDLTNLHFPSPLPTPLDPDETTYPSLSGGNSTSNLANTMTHLGISGSMALGTGYDSPGLTSPMQSSLSNPSLQSSLSNPNLQASLRSPSLQSSLSNPSLQSSQSSSSIPSSLSNQSLPSSLSSSLSNPSLPTSPRSQPMQSSPSNPSLPSGLSGSSYAPMVQASITTSPRRRVPLSPLTLPMGGDSRRQHPKQFSPTMSPTLSSITQGVPLDTSKLPADQRLPPYSYSQPGLLLQSQPSQKALHQAVPSPPQPALPPAPPARPPPPLPSGAAQRPYGPQYQPNTPLPQPPPLGQPLSDFGLGSFEQFGMGESPTGNSSGFPEELGSLSYPPAEGAYDPHVLNRQNLSNCSRHGPIPNIILTGDSPPGISKEIATALAGVPGFEVDAAALGLEEDLKIEPLTLDGLNMLSDPYALLTDPAVEDSFRTDRLQ